Proteins found in one Sporosarcina sp. FSL K6-3457 genomic segment:
- a CDS encoding phage portal protein, protein MAIIRDRDLIENGIPVELIASCIKEHQEDILRLNLLDDYYQGNHAILERPTDEDKGLPNNKLVANHAKYITDIATGYVFGKPIKYEGEQIEAITEAYKAIDIVSHDSELAKDLSVFGRGLELYFMSGDEEPIPKVSVIDPRQIFLVVDDTVEYKPMFGVHYYEKRDIDNEVIGYNINVYTESEVLKYFVKEVDSKDYREIDIDEHFWGAVPIVEFLNNEEEQGDFEQQISLIDAYNLLQSDRVNDKEQLVDALLKVVGVSFGDDEEEQSATARMLKKHKILELPENADAGWLIKQLNEAEVEILKDAIKSDIHEFSMVPNLTDENFASNSSGVAMKYKLFGLEQLAVIKERYFVQGLRKRLKLFANILTVKAKAVEVSGVLITMIRNLPENELTIQEIVSLIDFVSTETLLALLPFVDDTAEEIARVKLQLEEKLKRQQSAFGFPMDPPEGVTGDEDEE, encoded by the coding sequence GTGGCAATTATTCGCGATAGAGATTTAATAGAGAACGGCATTCCGGTAGAACTTATTGCAAGCTGCATCAAGGAGCACCAGGAGGATATCCTCCGGTTGAATTTGCTGGATGACTATTACCAAGGGAATCACGCTATCCTAGAACGTCCGACAGATGAGGATAAGGGGTTGCCTAACAATAAGCTGGTGGCAAACCATGCTAAATACATCACTGACATTGCTACTGGGTATGTGTTTGGCAAGCCAATCAAATATGAGGGTGAACAAATCGAGGCTATTACAGAAGCCTATAAAGCTATCGACATCGTTTCTCATGATTCAGAGCTAGCGAAGGACTTATCCGTATTCGGTAGAGGTCTGGAGCTTTACTTCATGAGCGGTGATGAAGAGCCGATTCCCAAAGTATCCGTCATAGATCCACGGCAGATTTTCCTTGTTGTCGATGACACGGTTGAATACAAGCCGATGTTCGGTGTCCACTATTATGAAAAACGCGACATTGACAACGAAGTGATAGGTTACAACATTAACGTCTATACAGAATCAGAAGTGCTGAAGTATTTCGTGAAAGAAGTGGACAGTAAAGATTATAGGGAAATTGATATAGATGAACATTTCTGGGGCGCTGTACCGATTGTGGAATTCCTAAACAACGAAGAAGAACAGGGCGACTTTGAACAGCAAATTAGTTTAATTGATGCCTACAATCTGCTTCAATCAGACCGGGTGAATGACAAGGAACAACTTGTAGATGCGCTGCTTAAAGTAGTAGGCGTATCATTCGGGGATGACGAAGAGGAACAGTCAGCAACGGCAAGGATGCTTAAGAAGCATAAAATATTGGAGCTACCAGAGAACGCTGATGCAGGTTGGCTTATTAAACAGCTCAATGAGGCTGAGGTAGAAATACTAAAAGACGCAATCAAGTCTGATATCCACGAGTTTTCCATGGTCCCGAATCTGACTGACGAGAACTTTGCTTCTAACAGTTCGGGTGTGGCCATGAAATACAAGCTGTTTGGTTTAGAGCAGTTGGCCGTTATCAAGGAGCGCTATTTTGTCCAAGGATTACGAAAGCGCCTAAAGCTATTTGCCAATATTTTAACTGTGAAAGCAAAAGCGGTTGAGGTATCAGGCGTGCTTATTACGATGATCCGTAACCTACCTGAGAACGAGTTGACGATTCAAGAGATTGTTTCCTTAATCGACTTTGTTAGTACAGAAACACTCCTTGCATTACTTCCGTTCGTGGATGATACAGCCGAAGAGATTGCAAGGGTGAAACTACAGCTCGAGGAGAAACTGAAACGGCAGCAATCCGCATTCGGTTTCCCAATGGATCCACCAGAGGGCGTGACGGGCGATGAAGACGAGGAGTAA
- a CDS encoding DUF6809 family protein, with translation MKLRTREFNRSMVTADNISEISARVSPGITDSGQGLIFGAACYEAGMIEMLRGIAAEALEFGMGNILVTRNTKKALKEQVEKSEELRQNLNEDTLVLLEEYEDATQNAADRDAEDHFVEGFIRGYAYLKRQVEFGTYFGVRGSGG, from the coding sequence ATGAAATTAAGAACTAGGGAATTTAACAGGTCCATGGTAACGGCAGACAACATTTCTGAAATCTCAGCGCGTGTATCACCAGGAATAACTGACTCGGGTCAAGGATTGATATTCGGAGCTGCTTGTTACGAGGCAGGCATGATTGAGATGCTACGAGGGATTGCTGCGGAAGCCTTGGAGTTTGGAATGGGAAATATTCTTGTGACTCGAAACACGAAGAAAGCATTGAAGGAACAGGTAGAAAAGTCTGAAGAACTCCGTCAGAACCTAAACGAAGATACTCTTGTCTTGCTAGAAGAATATGAAGATGCCACGCAAAATGCAGCCGATAGAGATGCGGAAGATCATTTTGTAGAGGGATTTATTCGTGGATACGCGTACTTGAAGCGTCAGGTCGAATTTGGAACTTATTTTGGGGTAAGGGGGAGCGGCGGATGA
- a CDS encoding terminase small subunit — MKKLNPKQQAFADFYIESGNAVGAAIQAGYSKAYANAQSYKMLENVGVKTYIEKRMEELKSERVADQQEIMEFLSSIVRGEQTEETLRGIGEGAQTIDDIDVSAKDRIKAAELLGKRYAMWTDKQQTEVTGAVQFIDDISGDGNGS, encoded by the coding sequence GTGAAGAAATTAAATCCGAAACAACAAGCGTTTGCCGACTTTTATATTGAGTCTGGGAATGCAGTTGGGGCAGCGATACAAGCGGGATACAGTAAAGCCTATGCGAATGCCCAAAGTTATAAAATGTTGGAGAATGTTGGGGTTAAAACGTATATAGAAAAACGAATGGAAGAATTGAAATCTGAACGGGTTGCGGATCAGCAGGAAATCATGGAATTCCTCTCGTCAATTGTCCGGGGCGAACAAACGGAAGAGACGCTACGGGGAATAGGGGAAGGAGCACAGACGATTGACGATATCGACGTGAGCGCTAAAGACCGCATAAAGGCAGCCGAATTACTCGGCAAACGCTACGCGATGTGGACGGACAAACAGCAAACAGAAGTAACTGGCGCCGTTCAATTCATCGATGACATAAGCGGTGATGGGAATGGCAGTTAA
- a CDS encoding ATP-binding protein: MQTIGDVISNLNNNRMGLTSEICYEHKVLANGKEYVKEIKKISFDGEIFCPICERDRASQELSDEEDAKIRLAMSRRNYNIFHERSILTDIDLLEASFGNYDPGEPDSETDKNKKSALDVFENYKQGKVFNTWFTGLPGVGKSHLSMSILRNLNECGKKDKRCLFVSVDEMLLRIRNSFSDKESRYTEYYFSDLLTSVDYLVLDDLGAETGGTGTTKQATDFTLRILYAIANGRQNKSTIITTNLSKDALVRMYDPKLVSRLMRNQYRIGFKDTVDKRLGNIEF; the protein is encoded by the coding sequence ATGCAAACGATAGGGGATGTAATCAGCAACCTCAACAACAATCGGATGGGCTTAACTTCTGAAATTTGTTACGAACACAAAGTACTGGCAAATGGGAAAGAGTACGTGAAGGAAATTAAAAAAATTTCGTTTGATGGGGAAATCTTCTGCCCGATATGCGAAAGGGATCGCGCTTCTCAGGAATTGAGCGACGAAGAGGACGCTAAAATCAGGCTTGCCATGAGTCGCCGCAATTACAACATATTTCACGAACGAAGCATACTGACTGACATCGACCTGCTTGAAGCGTCATTTGGAAACTACGACCCTGGCGAACCAGATAGTGAAACGGATAAGAATAAAAAGAGCGCGCTGGATGTGTTTGAAAACTACAAACAAGGCAAGGTGTTTAATACATGGTTCACAGGACTTCCTGGTGTTGGTAAAAGTCACTTATCCATGTCTATTCTACGAAACTTGAACGAGTGTGGTAAGAAGGACAAGCGCTGTCTGTTCGTGAGTGTAGATGAAATGTTGTTGCGGATCCGGAATAGCTTCAGTGACAAAGAAAGTCGCTATACAGAATATTACTTTTCGGACTTACTGACGAGTGTTGACTACCTAGTATTGGATGACCTTGGAGCAGAAACTGGCGGGACTGGGACAACGAAGCAAGCAACAGACTTCACGTTGAGAATCCTCTACGCTATCGCAAACGGTCGCCAGAACAAATCTACTATCATCACAACCAATCTATCGAAAGACGCGCTAGTGAGGATGTACGACCCTAAATTGGTGTCTCGGCTGATGCGAAATCAATACCGAATCGGTTTTAAAGATACCGTGGATAAACGATTGGGGAACATTGAATTTTGA
- a CDS encoding sigma factor-like helix-turn-helix DNA-binding protein encodes MEKIAQLIKDYRWMKNEINRLQSIIWGGSTPMRSWGVALYGIEAAMPRGSKGKSYAELDAMDIREKNQLDRLEKYERNVYALEKALDILEDERQKIIYDCLLDDMTHRQIAEHLSMSKDYVRHQKNDIISQISQSSQITAILQSNKQLEYT; translated from the coding sequence ATGGAGAAAATCGCACAATTAATCAAAGATTATCGTTGGATGAAAAATGAGATAAATAGATTGCAGTCTATCATTTGGGGCGGTTCAACACCGATGAGGTCTTGGGGTGTTGCGCTATATGGAATCGAAGCAGCTATGCCAAGGGGGAGCAAGGGGAAAAGTTATGCTGAATTGGATGCAATGGATATTCGGGAAAAGAATCAGTTAGATCGGCTGGAGAAGTATGAAAGAAACGTATATGCGTTAGAGAAAGCGCTTGATATCTTGGAGGATGAAAGGCAAAAGATCATCTATGATTGTTTGTTAGATGACATGACGCATAGACAAATAGCGGAGCATCTTTCTATGTCCAAAGATTATGTGCGGCACCAGAAGAACGATATTATTAGCCAGATTAGCCAAAGTAGCCAAATAACCGCTATTTTGCAATCGAATAAACAGCTAGAGTATACTTAA
- a CDS encoding DUF6906 family protein yields MRGRKFTRSEYQHALTVLANADDWLLVKVEEWTWVVIHRYVGQAKQIRSERWN; encoded by the coding sequence ATGAGAGGTCGGAAGTTTACTAGAAGCGAATATCAGCACGCTCTGACGGTTCTAGCGAATGCTGATGATTGGTTGCTGGTGAAGGTTGAGGAATGGACATGGGTAGTCATACATCGCTATGTAGGACAAGCTAAACAAATCAGAAGTGAAAGGTGGAATTGA
- a CDS encoding minor capsid protein has translation MKTRSNAYWDKRSLARMAEYHRGADSTVKVVNAAYDKAQKDIAAEAQKIFDKFAKDGKLSTEDAKKMLNEPISKKEWDSIKSKINDIKDPAIKRQMLNRLNAPAYSARITRLEALKENTYIQSKIIADTEISATTTGYMRTIDDAYYRTMFDTQQGLGVGFDFASMPSSRVESILKNPWVGGNFSSRIWDNTDVLAEKMNSIITSGFESGAGVVQMTRELQDMTGAGKFAANRLIRTETTYMANAAEMESYEEAEIDEYVFVATLDKKTSLKCQQLDLKVFAVKDAKPGVNMPPMHPFCRSTTIAHFGPGALANIQRRARDPVTGKNELIQAGTNYEQWRKGLDEKHGKDKIDIIQKQIQNKAADKKQFDQYKEVLGKDAPKSFAAFQDLKYTKGEEWEKLQDNHYVKSRLKDGVYGSSINPEKQAPHMKSTSIEGKSYFFDGVDVQKLFNQYAGTGTIEKTQSGKRTNRETVITDEVLGYDVRNEMSVKSIKIHHAKNRTHIVPYKGRD, from the coding sequence ATGAAGACGAGGAGTAACGCCTACTGGGATAAACGCTCTCTTGCTCGGATGGCTGAATATCACCGTGGAGCCGATTCGACTGTCAAAGTAGTCAATGCGGCATACGATAAAGCCCAGAAGGATATAGCAGCAGAAGCACAGAAGATATTCGACAAATTCGCAAAAGATGGCAAGTTATCTACGGAAGATGCTAAGAAGATGCTGAATGAGCCTATTTCTAAAAAGGAATGGGATTCCATCAAGTCGAAAATCAACGACATCAAAGATCCAGCTATCAAGCGTCAAATGTTGAACCGACTGAATGCCCCAGCATACAGCGCCCGTATCACTCGATTAGAGGCGTTAAAGGAAAATACTTATATCCAGTCCAAGATTATTGCAGATACCGAGATTTCAGCTACTACGACCGGATATATGAGGACCATAGATGATGCCTATTACCGGACGATGTTTGATACGCAGCAGGGGTTAGGAGTCGGCTTTGACTTCGCTTCTATGCCATCAAGCCGAGTTGAATCAATTTTAAAGAATCCATGGGTCGGAGGGAATTTCTCTTCACGGATTTGGGATAATACCGATGTTCTAGCTGAAAAAATGAATAGCATAATCACTTCCGGTTTTGAAAGCGGCGCTGGTGTCGTTCAGATGACCCGAGAATTGCAGGACATGACAGGTGCTGGTAAGTTTGCTGCTAATCGTCTCATCCGTACAGAGACTACTTATATGGCTAATGCGGCTGAAATGGAATCGTACGAAGAGGCTGAAATCGATGAATATGTATTTGTCGCTACGCTTGATAAAAAAACGTCTTTAAAATGTCAGCAGCTAGATTTGAAAGTATTTGCGGTTAAAGATGCAAAGCCTGGCGTGAATATGCCTCCGATGCATCCATTTTGTCGTTCAACTACTATTGCACACTTTGGCCCTGGAGCACTTGCCAATATTCAACGTCGTGCCCGTGACCCAGTTACAGGGAAGAATGAGCTTATCCAAGCAGGCACGAACTATGAACAGTGGCGCAAAGGTTTGGACGAGAAGCACGGTAAGGATAAGATTGATATCATCCAGAAGCAGATTCAGAATAAGGCAGCCGATAAGAAGCAGTTTGATCAGTACAAGGAAGTTTTAGGAAAAGATGCGCCAAAATCCTTTGCTGCGTTCCAAGACTTGAAGTATACTAAAGGTGAAGAGTGGGAAAAACTTCAAGATAATCATTACGTGAAATCCAGATTAAAGGATGGCGTATACGGTTCATCGATTAATCCCGAGAAACAAGCACCTCATATGAAGTCAACATCTATAGAAGGAAAAAGCTATTTCTTTGACGGTGTTGATGTTCAAAAGCTCTTCAATCAGTACGCCGGGACTGGCACAATTGAGAAAACGCAATCCGGTAAACGAACGAATAGGGAAACCGTTATAACTGATGAAGTTTTAGGCTACGATGTACGGAATGAAATGTCTGTGAAAAGCATTAAGATTCATCACGCAAAAAATAGAACTCATATAGTTCCGTATAAAGGGAGGGATTAA
- a CDS encoding XtrA/YqaO family protein produces the protein MTSPRMKELQISSQGILNIDTMELPESCVVVISDGRAKLADLPPHANTTIKTHKGIVTRVNWDEGESF, from the coding sequence ATGACTTCTCCTAGAATGAAAGAATTACAAATTAGTTCCCAAGGCATCCTGAATATTGATACAATGGAACTACCAGAGTCATGCGTCGTTGTAATCAGTGATGGTAGGGCAAAGTTGGCTGATTTACCTCCACACGCTAATACAACGATTAAGACACACAAGGGGATAGTGACCCGTGTTAACTGGGATGAGGGGGAATCGTTTTGA
- a CDS encoding phage antirepressor KilAC domain-containing protein, with translation MNDLMLFEGQHEVMILTKNDLTFDFHGDFLILASNVSKALEYTRTEEVTKFCKEGQVFIVRNSDLSISALNRNRKLHNTGEAFITNLALNRVFGKSEKPKAEPFQDWLYEDVLPSIHKHGAYATPQTLDNMIDNPEFGIKVLTALQKERNENKALQIKSAEKDKVIEEMKPKAAYTDIVLKNKGLVTVTQIAKDYGMTAQEMNDLLYSLQVQYKQSKQWLLYKKYADKGYVHSNTIPITRSDGTPDISMSTKWTQKVDCLFTSYLKRIKFCR, from the coding sequence ATGAATGATCTGATGCTTTTTGAAGGGCAACACGAAGTGATGATTCTGACTAAGAATGATCTCACGTTTGACTTTCATGGTGATTTTCTCATTTTGGCAAGCAATGTTTCAAAAGCTCTGGAATACACAAGAACTGAGGAAGTAACAAAGTTTTGTAAAGAAGGTCAGGTCTTCATTGTTAGAAATAGCGACCTTTCTATTTCGGCGTTAAACCGAAATAGAAAATTGCACAATACAGGAGAAGCTTTTATAACTAATTTAGCATTAAACCGCGTATTTGGTAAATCTGAAAAACCCAAAGCTGAACCATTTCAAGATTGGCTATACGAAGACGTGCTTCCGTCAATTCATAAACACGGCGCTTACGCAACTCCGCAAACGCTGGATAACATGATTGACAATCCAGAGTTTGGGATTAAGGTTCTCACAGCCTTGCAAAAGGAGCGTAATGAAAATAAAGCCCTGCAAATTAAGTCTGCTGAAAAGGACAAGGTTATCGAGGAAATGAAACCGAAAGCGGCTTATACGGACATCGTTTTGAAAAACAAAGGCCTAGTCACCGTCACGCAAATTGCGAAAGATTACGGAATGACTGCTCAAGAAATGAATGATTTGCTTTATAGTTTGCAAGTCCAATATAAACAGAGCAAGCAATGGTTGTTGTACAAGAAATACGCCGACAAAGGGTATGTCCATTCGAATACTATTCCGATTACCAGGAGTGACGGTACACCGGATATTTCAATGAGTACGAAATGGACGCAAAAAGTAGATTGTTTATTTACGAGTTACTTAAAGCGGATAAAATTCTGCCGGTGA
- a CDS encoding PBSX family phage terminase large subunit, with protein sequence MAVKKLSEFLPTAFHPVWRAAIAEEILNIVCKGGRGSGKSSDIAHIIVQLLMRYAVNAVGIRKVDNTIELSIFEQMKWAIAEQGVSHLFKVNKSPMRITYIPRGNYMVFRGAQEPERIKSLKSANFPFAIAWIEELAEFKTEDEVTTITNSLLRGELGDGLFYKFFFSYNPPKRKQSWVNKKYETSFQPANTLVHHSTYLDNPFISKQFIAEAEATKERNPRKYEWEYEGKAVGSGVVPFDNLKVVAGSITDDMVRAFDNIRQGIDYGYGPDPLAFVRWHYDKKRNGIYAIDELYDQKVSNRKLAEWILKKGYEKQDMTAESAEPKSNDELRNEHGIKRLKAAIKGPDSVEYGEEWLDDLDFICIDPTRTPNIAREFENIDYQTDRDGNPKPRLEDKDNHTIDATRYAFEGDMKKSNKVKIGSKSKLGLR encoded by the coding sequence ATGGCAGTTAAAAAACTATCCGAATTCCTACCAACAGCTTTTCACCCGGTATGGCGTGCAGCCATTGCAGAAGAAATCCTAAACATCGTTTGCAAAGGTGGCCGCGGTTCAGGTAAGTCATCCGATATCGCTCACATCATCGTTCAGCTGCTCATGCGCTATGCAGTAAATGCAGTCGGAATCCGTAAAGTAGACAACACGATTGAATTATCCATCTTTGAACAAATGAAATGGGCCATAGCTGAACAAGGTGTTTCCCATCTATTCAAGGTTAACAAGTCGCCAATGCGAATCACTTACATTCCGCGTGGAAATTACATGGTATTCCGTGGAGCACAGGAACCTGAACGAATCAAATCATTGAAGTCTGCTAACTTTCCTTTTGCTATCGCATGGATAGAAGAATTAGCCGAGTTCAAAACTGAAGATGAAGTCACAACCATCACCAACTCCTTATTACGTGGAGAATTGGGCGATGGTCTTTTTTATAAGTTTTTCTTTTCGTACAACCCCCCGAAGCGTAAGCAATCATGGGTTAACAAGAAATATGAGACATCGTTTCAACCCGCTAACACGCTTGTACATCATTCAACGTACTTGGATAACCCGTTTATCTCGAAACAGTTCATAGCGGAAGCTGAGGCAACCAAGGAGCGTAACCCGAGGAAATATGAATGGGAATATGAGGGCAAGGCAGTCGGTTCTGGTGTTGTGCCATTCGATAATCTGAAAGTGGTTGCCGGAAGTATCACGGACGACATGGTTAGAGCGTTCGACAACATCCGTCAAGGCATTGACTATGGGTATGGACCAGATCCTTTGGCATTTGTCCGTTGGCACTATGACAAGAAGAGAAATGGAATCTACGCTATTGATGAACTGTACGACCAGAAAGTGAGTAACCGTAAGCTGGCAGAGTGGATACTTAAAAAGGGCTACGAAAAGCAGGATATGACAGCTGAGTCCGCTGAACCTAAGTCTAACGACGAATTACGGAATGAGCACGGCATAAAGCGTCTTAAGGCAGCTATCAAAGGTCCTGACTCGGTCGAGTACGGAGAAGAGTGGCTGGATGACTTGGACTTTATTTGTATTGATCCAACTCGGACTCCTAACATTGCGAGGGAATTCGAGAACATCGATTATCAGACGGACCGTGACGGCAATCCGAAGCCCCGTTTAGAAGATAAGGACAACCATACGATTGACGCCACCAGGTACGCTTTTGAGGGCGATATGAAGAAGAGTAATAAAGTGAAAATCGGCAGTAAATCAAAACTAGGATTGAGGTGA
- a CDS encoding replication protein — translation MSKLLLDEHPLMVMPRLASKIGLNESIFLQQVHYWNEINKKSNNNYKDGHYWTFNSVAGWSEQFPFWSKNTIQRTITNLENMKLLVTGNYNKLKIDRTKWYRIDHDVLQALEESPFTQIGVTNIPKWVEHLSTLGLPLPEINSKIKAKTTPKRYLITETANEGYVFSYYNFKFNEKFKKNHPTITGNQLVDLECRFGEIRNELNLSDGTLIECIDSHFDNLADSNDGKIFSFIGESYATTPILRYADIS, via the coding sequence ATGAGTAAATTGCTATTGGACGAGCATCCTTTGATGGTCATGCCGAGGTTGGCGTCGAAAATAGGCTTAAATGAATCTATATTTTTGCAGCAAGTCCACTATTGGAATGAAATAAATAAGAAGTCGAACAACAATTACAAGGATGGTCATTATTGGACATTTAATAGCGTGGCTGGTTGGTCGGAACAATTTCCTTTTTGGAGCAAAAACACAATACAGAGAACTATAACGAATTTGGAAAACATGAAATTACTTGTTACAGGAAACTATAACAAATTAAAAATAGATCGAACTAAGTGGTATAGAATTGATCACGATGTGCTACAAGCCTTAGAGGAATCACCATTCACCCAAATTGGGGTAACCAATATACCAAAGTGGGTTGAACATTTATCCACATTGGGGTTACCATTACCAGAGATTAATTCAAAGATTAAAGCAAAGACTACTCCAAAAAGATACCTCATTACAGAAACCGCTAATGAGGGTTATGTTTTTTCCTACTATAATTTTAAATTTAACGAGAAGTTCAAAAAGAATCATCCAACGATAACCGGAAATCAATTGGTTGATTTAGAATGTAGGTTTGGCGAGATAAGAAATGAACTGAATTTATCAGATGGCACATTGATAGAGTGTATAGATTCACATTTTGATAATTTAGCAGACAGTAACGATGGAAAGATATTCTCGTTCATTGGAGAGAGTTATGCAACGACGCCAATACTAAGATACGCAGATATAAGCTGA